One region of Phragmites australis chromosome 18, lpPhrAust1.1, whole genome shotgun sequence genomic DNA includes:
- the LOC133898864 gene encoding BTB/POZ domain-containing protein At1g30440-like: MACLKLGSRADVFRKQGQEWYCTSGLPSDITVVVGEQSFHLHMFPLLSKSGLLERRIREKIDKGEDSCVIDLSDIPGGAKAFELAAKFCYGVKFEMTSSNVVHLRCAADYLKMTEEMAEGNLIPQTENFLTQTVFRSWKDTIKALQTCDDVLDIAERLQIVKRCVDSIATKSCSDPDLFGWPVAQYGGPMQSPGGSLLWNGISTGARPRNSSPDWWYDDVSSLSLPLYKKLISAMEYRGISQDIIVGSLNHYAKRRLPGLNRRKSISDVSNCLSMTTLTAIPSEEEQKYLLEEIDRLLPFQRGVTSCKLLFGLLRTAIILKASSSCVSNLERRIGMQLDKATLEDLLIPNISVSVETLYDVDCVQRIVDHFLAMDQETGGTSPGLGEDGQMLASPSLMPITVVSKLIDGYLAEVAPDAYLKLPKFRSLAAAIPDYARPIDDGLYRAIDIYLKTHPHLSESEKEELCRVMDCQKLSLEACTHAAQNERLPLRVIVQVLFFEQLQLRSSIAECLMVSEPLEGGSRQLGLPISGEHHRAAGWPLGARENQTLREGMDSMKQRVAELEKECSAMREDIERLGRSRSAGKSRFPFPLAVRPQICSTKEAAPATTMTMTEAAASEDKLAVVKAGSGSGDTPQLKLRRRKKNLS, encoded by the exons ATGGCCTGCCTGAAGCTGGGATCGAGAGCTGATGTGTTCAGGAAGCAAGGACAAGAATG GTATTGCACGTCTGGTCTTCCCAGTGATATAACTGTGGTAGTTGGGGAGCAGTCGTTCCATCTCCACATG TTTCCTCTATTATCAAAGAGTGGTCTTTTGGAGAGGCGTATCAGAGAGAAAATCGATAAGGGAGAAGATAGTTGTGTCATTGATCTATCTGATATTCCTGGGGGAGCCAAGGCTTTTGAACTAGCTGCTAAGTTCTGCTATGGTGTAAAGTTTGAAATGACTTCCTCCAATGTTGTACACCTTCGTTGTGCTGCTGATTATCTCAAAATGACAGAAGAGATGGCCGAGGGGAATTTGATTCCTCAGACAGAGAACTTCCTTACCCAAACAGTCTTCAGGAGCTGGAAAGACACGATCAAGGCCCTTCAAACTTGTGACGACGTCCTTGATATTGCTGAAAGATTGCAAATTGTAAAGAGGTGTGTCGACTCGATTGCAACTAAATCATGTAGTGATCCGGATTTATTTGGCTGGCCAGTAGCCCAGTATGGAGGTCCCATGCAGAGTCCTGGAGGAAGCCTCTTGTGGAATGGTATTAGCACAGGAGCAAGGCCAAGAAATAGCAGCCCAGATTGGTGGTACGATGATGTCTCATCTTTAAGCCTTCCGTTATACAAAAAGCTCATTTCAGCCATGGAATATCGGGGCATCAGTCAGGACATTATCGTTGGATCCCTTAACCATTATGCCAAAAGGCGTTTGCCTGGTTTGAATCGGCGTAAAAGCATCAGTGATGTCAGCAACTGTCTTTCAATGACAACTTTAACAGCCATCCCTTCTGAAGAGGAACAGAAGTATCTTCTTGAGGAGATTGATAGACTGCTACCTTTTCAAAGGGGCGTCACATCTTGCAAGCTACTGTTTGGCCTTCTGCGCACAGCAATCATCCTGAAAGCTAGCTCCTCATGTGTATCCAACTTGGAGAGGCGGATAGGTATGCAGCTTGACAAGGCCACTCTGGAGGATCTTTTGATACCAAACATCTCTGTGTCTGTAGAAACACTCTATGATGTGGACTGTGTCCAGAGGATTGTTGACCATTTTCTGGCAATGGATCAAGAAACTGGTGGGACTTCCCCTGGCCTTGGTGAAGATGGGCAAATGTTAGCTTCACCATCTTTAATGCCGATTACTGTGGTTTCTAAGTTGATTGATGGTTACCTAGCTGAAGTTGCACCAGACGCGTACTTGAAGCTGCCAAAGTTCCGGTCTTTGGCTGCTGCTATACCAGATTATGCCCGTCCAATAGATGACGGACTTTATCGTGCTATTGACATATATCTCAAG ACGCATCCTCACCTGTCGGAATCAGAGAAGGAAGAGCTCTGCCGAGTGATGGACTGCCAGAAGCTCTCCCTGGAGGCCTGCACCCACGCGGCCCAGAACGAGCGGCTCCCGCTCCGTGTCATCGTGCAGGTGCTCTTCTTCGAGCAACTTCAGTTGCGGAGCTCCATCGCCGAATGCCTCATGGTGTCTGAGCCCCTCGAGGGCGGCTCCAGGCAGCTCGGCCTGCCCATCTCCGGCGAGCACCACCGTGCTGCCGGCTGGCCCCTGGGCGCCAGGGAGAACCAGACGCTGCGGGAAGGCATGGACAGCATGAAGCAGCGGGTGGCCGAGCTGGAGAAGGAGTGCTCCGCCATGAGGGAGGACATCGAGCGGCTGGGCCGCAGCCGGAGTGCCGGCAAGAGCAGGTTCCCCTTCCCCCTCGCCGTGAGGCCGCAAATTTGCAGCACCAAGGAGGCTGCTCCGGCCACGACAATGACAatgacggaggcggcggcgagcgagGACAAGCTGGCCGTGGTGAAGGCTGGCAGTGGCAGTGGCGACACGCCGCAGCTGAAGCTCAGACGGCGCAAGAAAAACCTGTCATAG